In the Oryza glaberrima chromosome 6, OglaRS2, whole genome shotgun sequence genome, one interval contains:
- the LOC127775482 gene encoding protein HEADING DATE 3A — protein sequence MAGSGRDRDPLVVGRIVGDVLDAFVRSTNLNVTYGSKTVSNGCELKPSMVTHQPRVEVGGNDMRTFYTLVMVDPDAPSPSDPNLREYLHWLVTDIPGTTGASFGQEVMCYESPRPTMGIHRLVFVLFQQLGRQTVYAPGWRQNFNTKDFAELYNLGSPVAAVYFNCQREAGSGGRRIYN from the exons ATGGCCGGAAGTGGCAGGGACAGGGACCCTCTTGTGGTTGGTAGGATTGTGGGTGATGTGTTGGACGCGTTCGTCCGGAGCACCAACCTCAACGTCACCTATGGCTCCAAGACCGTGTCCAATGGCTGCGAGCTCAAGCCGTCCATGGTCACCCACCAGCCTAGGGTCGAGGTCGGCGGCAATGACATGAGGACATTCTACACCCTT GTGATGGTAGACCCAGATGCACCAAGCCCAAGTGACCCTAACCTTAGGGAGTATCTACATTG GTTGGTCACTGATATTCCTGGTACCACTGGAGCGTCATTTG GGCAAGAGGTGATGTGCTACGAGAGCCCAAGGCCAACCATGGGGATCCACCGGCTGGTGTTCGTGCTGTTCCAGCAGCTGGGGCGTCAGACAGTGTACGCGCCCGGGTGGCGTCAGAACTTCAACACCAAGGACTTCGCCGAGCTCTACAACCTCggctcgccggtcgccgccgtctaCTTCAACTGCCAGCGCGAGGCCGGCTCC